Proteins from one Terriglobales bacterium genomic window:
- a CDS encoding flippase → MSAATAQLRPRTGLMANTAVLVSYSVFETVVVFLFTVFLARYLGTGDFGRLGFALSYSLLFSVLADPGISVAMTKLVATSDAERQKQFIATGLALRALLSVAVLAISMLPFGFSAYMRRNAVFLTIILVSEHLRSMTLYLCSVFRGHQRNSYEAFSLGVERMAALAAGWWLLRQGYGLQAIGWLYLGARLASLLFALVLLVRRIGWFPLGLDRLFIADIWRQALPLAVLLVCERANMYVPPVIVTFFAGEHATGIFQAAFKTVMPAVLLCTAVSASLYAPMASRFKVDPLESARLYRLGVRGLLHIALPGAAVCLVFGRPLMLLLYGGPYAESVAVLRCLAPYFVSIVIIAMSHLFMPAIDRQRKVAAVSIISVLLNVGSGLVLAPRWGPVGAGASLAVAQIVVAVIYGRLASRYGGARLALAEWRTMAVAFAASLGALALLERNFAASPLVVLLTAGLLSAAIYVLVLFAQGGVCLEERHALRSAGRRLLPRLA, encoded by the coding sequence ATGAGCGCGGCCACTGCTCAGCTCCGCCCACGCACCGGCCTGATGGCCAACACGGCCGTGCTCGTGAGTTACTCGGTGTTCGAAACGGTGGTCGTTTTCCTGTTCACCGTTTTCCTCGCGCGCTATTTGGGGACCGGCGATTTCGGCCGGCTGGGGTTCGCGCTTTCGTATTCGCTGCTGTTCTCCGTCCTCGCCGACCCGGGCATCAGCGTGGCCATGACCAAGCTGGTCGCCACCAGCGACGCCGAACGGCAGAAGCAATTTATCGCCACGGGACTGGCCCTGCGCGCCCTGCTCTCTGTCGCCGTGCTCGCGATCTCCATGCTGCCGTTTGGGTTCAGTGCCTACATGCGGCGGAACGCGGTCTTCCTCACCATCATCCTCGTTTCCGAGCATCTGCGGAGCATGACACTGTATCTCTGCTCGGTGTTTCGCGGACATCAGCGCAATTCTTACGAAGCCTTTTCGCTCGGAGTGGAGCGCATGGCGGCACTGGCTGCCGGCTGGTGGCTGCTCCGCCAGGGCTACGGACTTCAGGCGATTGGCTGGCTCTATCTGGGCGCGCGATTGGCTTCGCTTCTGTTTGCGCTCGTTTTGCTGGTCCGGCGCATTGGCTGGTTTCCGCTCGGGCTCGACCGGTTGTTCATCGCCGACATCTGGCGACAGGCGCTTCCGCTGGCGGTGCTTTTGGTGTGCGAGCGCGCCAACATGTACGTGCCGCCCGTCATTGTGACGTTCTTCGCGGGCGAGCACGCCACCGGCATCTTCCAGGCGGCGTTCAAGACGGTGATGCCCGCCGTGCTCCTGTGCACGGCAGTCTCAGCGAGCCTGTACGCGCCGATGGCCTCGCGCTTCAAAGTGGACCCGCTGGAGAGTGCCCGGCTTTATCGCCTTGGCGTGCGCGGGCTGCTGCACATCGCGCTCCCGGGCGCAGCCGTTTGCCTGGTCTTCGGACGCCCGCTCATGCTTCTGCTCTACGGCGGGCCGTATGCCGAGAGCGTTGCCGTGCTGCGCTGCCTGGCCCCGTACTTTGTGAGCATCGTCATCATCGCGATGAGCCATTTGTTCATGCCCGCGATTGACCGGCAGAGGAAGGTCGCCGCCGTCTCCATCATCAGCGTCCTGCTGAACGTTGGCAGCGGGCTCGTGCTGGCGCCGCGCTGGGGTCCGGTCGGCGCCGGAGCCAGCCTGGCGGTGGCGCAGATCGTGGTCGCCGTGATCTACGGCCGGCTCGCTTCCCGCTACGGTGGCGCACGGCTCGCGCTTGCCGAGTGGAGGACGATGGCTGTTGCTTTCGCCGCCTCGCTCGGCGCGCTGGCGCTGCTGGAGCGCAACTTCGCCGCGTCGCCGCTCGTGGTTTTGCTGACCGCGGGCCTCCTCAGCGCGGCGATCTACGTTCTGGTACTGTTTGCGCAAGGCGGTGTTTGCCTGGAAGAGCGCCACGCGCTTCGCAGCGCGGGAAGAAGACTGCTGCCGCGACTGGCATGA
- a CDS encoding class I SAM-dependent methyltransferase yields the protein MGGREVSTPARAVTSMLNQEVRQYWEKSPCGVPASAINSATERTREWFEATERARYAKEPFIHQVARFPEARGKRLLEVGVGAGVDHLQWARAGADCYGVDLTDTAIELTRQRLALYGLSSRLQRADAESLPFDDNFFDVVYSWGVIHHSEHPEKIVDEIHRILKPGGAFIGMMYHRRSLKVLTAWAYYALLRGRPWRTFRQVVWQHVESKGTKAYTFNELKKMFAAYSEFSGKAIKTPYDTRAFARWLHPLLPDRWGWFFVLRASK from the coding sequence ATGGGCGGGCGGGAAGTCTCCACCCCGGCGCGCGCCGTGACCAGCATGCTCAATCAGGAGGTGCGCCAGTACTGGGAAAAGTCGCCCTGTGGCGTTCCTGCCTCCGCGATAAACAGCGCGACAGAACGCACACGCGAGTGGTTCGAAGCGACCGAGCGCGCCCGCTACGCCAAAGAACCGTTCATTCACCAGGTGGCGCGGTTTCCCGAAGCCAGGGGCAAGCGGCTGCTTGAAGTGGGAGTGGGCGCGGGCGTGGACCATCTTCAATGGGCGCGCGCCGGGGCCGATTGCTATGGCGTGGACCTCACCGACACCGCCATTGAGCTCACTCGCCAGCGCCTCGCGCTTTACGGCCTCTCATCGCGATTGCAGCGCGCCGACGCCGAGTCGCTGCCGTTCGACGACAATTTCTTCGACGTGGTCTACTCCTGGGGCGTCATCCATCACTCCGAGCATCCCGAGAAAATCGTGGACGAGATACACCGAATTCTCAAGCCGGGAGGCGCCTTCATCGGCATGATGTACCACCGGCGCTCGCTCAAGGTCCTCACCGCCTGGGCCTATTACGCGCTGCTGCGCGGACGCCCGTGGCGCACCTTCCGGCAGGTGGTTTGGCAGCACGTTGAGAGCAAGGGAACGAAGGCCTATACGTTCAATGAGCTGAAAAAGATGTTTGCGGCCTACAGCGAGTTTTCCGGCAAGGCCATCAAAACACCGTACGACACGCGGGCCTTCGCGCGCTGGCTGCATCCGCTTCTCCCTGACCGCTGGGGCTGGTTCTTCGTTTTGCGCGCCAGCAAGTAA